In the genome of Pagrus major chromosome 17, Pma_NU_1.0, the window GTGGGTTTTTAACATATGCATCCATTTTTAATACAGATCAAAAGGCTACAATAACAGCATGGGGGAAAAATAAGTCCATGTCCAGGCAAGCAAACTGATCTTCAGTGGACAGTTTGCTCCTGTTCAGTGTGTTATTGCTTGCTGAAGGCAATAGTAACTCATgtcacagtctctctctgtctgttaaACACAGTAACAGTGCCACAGTGCTGATAAACAAACCCAACAGCCACTGTGGTTGATAAATGGGGGGCGGGGGGGcataaaaggaaaaggaaattatggaaacatgagaaaaagtttttttttaaattaacatggTGATGTGTTTACCAtgttaatctaaaaaaaaaaacttttcgGAAAACTGTCCCCTGGAAACTTGGAAACCGAATAAACCgtcttttttcttttcgttTTTGCAAGGGATGATATCCGTACAGGGTAGAgggacaggaagtgtgtgtgcaaacagcTGTGAGCTGCTCCCTTTGTCCCCAGAAAACCTTTGTGTTTAAGCCAAGTTCTAGATGAGGCACTGTCTTCTCATCACCAGTGAACAGTGGGTTTTTGAAATCATTCCCAGATTTCCCGGTGCATGCAGTATTCTGAAGAATTGTGAGGTTTATTTACTGGGGTGTGTCGtcctcatattttttttaaagcttggAAGCTATcataaatactgaaaataacTGGCCTATTTATACTAGAACACTACTTTTATCAAACCTCTTATCTGTACTGACACCAGTACGGGACACCTCTAGATTATAGGCTTAATACTTTGTCAAGATGAGCTCAGAGTAATGAATATATACTCTCTATTGTGTTTATTATATCTAATACAGTGTCTCTTTGTGCAAATCGCACACTTCAATGTGGCATCAGACAAAAATGGCAACTAATTTTTATTGCTGCTTCACCTTTTTCTCCCCTGTTTTTTCCgctgtgtgctctgctgtgCTTCATTATGGCGTCCCCATTAGTAAATAGAAGGTGAGTGCTACTATGAGCAGTAAGCAGAGCGGTGAGTTGAAGGTCTGGTAGGCTGTAGAAGGCATGAAGATGTCCTCATACTTGTAGATACTGATCATGTGGTCGCTGACGGGCGGGCTGTCAATGTCATGCCTCGTGATGGAACCTGCAGGAAAagttaaaacaatgtaaaagacaaaaaaaacaaaaaagagagtAGACTTGATGCTAAAGCTTGATCACTCACCTTGTATGGCAGGTCCCCATGCAAACAGGTAATACCACGACAGGTGTAAGTCCACAAGTGTTTCCTCTCTGGGGACGTATAACGGTCGTTTGAAACGGCAGGTCACCCGGTTGCTTTCAAAAATGCCCTCTTCATCTCTGGCAGGGTTCCTCTTTATTTCCTTCGCCCACTGGCCAACATTGTAGAAGTGATGAATCCGCACGCGCCCATTATCATCGTGGACACAGCCCATGACATCATCTCCTCCCTGAGGAAACAGGAGGGAAAGAAGAGCTTCACTCCAAAGTGCGACACATTCATTacttgaaaaaaatctgatacaagatataaataaagtaagtgGGACAGATAGTACTATTATTGTTCATGCCAGTAAGCCCCAGTGTTTTCTGCCAGAGAGCTGTCACATAATAGCTGGAGGTACTTGAGactcagtggccactttattaggtacacctgtgCAGTCTAATGCAATCCAATACACCAGCTCAGCCATGAATTTTGTTTAAAAGCTACATCATGTAagttttttaccttaaaataatagcttcaaaatcattttgatgttacagtgtcttgtaatagggtgaatgttgtctctgtctcagccactcttccccacatcacttgtttctgcactatgtaacttacATAcgtgtttacttcaacatacaagttttcaacacataacattgttatgatgtaatgagttttgcttgtagttagcacctacattacgtctcACAAATTGTTTCAGACCTGGGATTAATACAAAGCATTGCACTGAAAAAATTGTGGAGGGCACCAAATCGTGCAAAATGCCAATATTCTACATAACATTGCTTTAAAGGACTATATGTTAgctgatgacattttttaaatgctttgaaTTGTTAGGTtcaaattgaaataaatatgttttaaaaatgattaagtGTATATCAGagaataaatgataaatactGACATAGTGCTCAGCCTTTATTATGAGGCTCTAAACATTTGATTGtaattaatgtttgtaaatgctGATTGGTGCGACAATTtcaacaaaacagttttttcgAACTCTCCAAGAGCACATGCATCGCCagataaatacaataaatagaaGTAAAGTAAGCATAATTTTGGACACCGGTAGGAGTGGGTTAAGATAAGAGATGATTCATGATGCATTGCACACAATAAAGAAAGTATCGCGCTATGGCGATTCAGCAAAAATCGATACATTCCAAGACAATCATCTAACAATATATCAGGATATCTGTctaatttgtgaaaaaaaaccaaTTGCAAACTCTTTTGCAAGAGGAAGCGATATGATATAAGGCTGTATCGATATTTTGTTCCATCCCTTTATGCCCTTAATAGTCTTGCAAGTGCTCAATCAAAGTGGTATAATCTTGGGACCCCTGCTGCCTTAAAGGTAATCTATCAttaaatgtctgtgtgtaatcTTTTTGTTTATTAGAGTCAAACAATTCAGAAGAAAAGAAGGTAAACAAAGGACACTCGTATTTGGAATAAAAACCTtcaaacttaaaggggcactatgtagttttccAACAAGCTGttggaaaataaggtccccagaacactgtttgaagctagaaaggtggcagggtccgcctcATACAAACAatgttaaacagtatgaaactgtgttgtcctttaaggtcagcttgtttattcagtcatgaaaacaaagagagtttgtttatttagtttttttaggcataaaaaaaatcagtcgatgaagctctttctcttctgattaaaatgtcttccccaaaactacatagtgctcctttaatgacaGTAAGCTCTTAAAAAGATGCATCATTTTCAACACATCCATGTGTTATATATTACAGATATACACAATACATATGCAGTAACTGTCTGTAAAAgcaataaatgaaagaaaaactggTTGTGCGGACACAAATATATGTTGATCTGTCCCAAGTTAGACACAGATTGTGCAGCTGCTCACCATTTTCTTGTCAGAGGAGAAACCTACAGCCACCCAGCCGTCTGTGTCTGCACTCATCTCGTACTCCACATCTGTCCCGATGCGGCGGTAACTCAGGAAGTAGTCACACGTCTCTGCATCACACCCTGGCTTCCCATATCTGTACAGAGACAAATGAATAGAAGCACAGACGCACTCAGAGAATGTGAGGTAGAGATTACTCATAATAATGTGAGAGCCAAACTGGGGCACTGTTTAACTGAATGTCATGAGAACAGGAAAACTTGACAGAGGAGAGTGTTTAGCTCCAGCTTTTCTGAAGTCAGGCCACAGCAGCATCTAGGATAACGCAGcccggggggtgggggggtgcgggcagagctgcagtggagCTGTGTTCAGAAAGGGAGAGCTGGCAAAACATGCATCCTTCTCTTACCTTATGCAGCCTTTGGTTACTCCACAGTCGCTGACTTTGATCTTGGCGAAGGGATCCACCGGTGGGGCGGTGGGGAAGGGATAACCTGCAAAATGCAAAATCAGCAGAAAACAATTTATGCTTGTTGTGGAGGCAGTCAAAGGGCCAACTATGGGGAGGCcatctgcactgtgtgtgtgtgtgtgtgtgtgtgtgagagagagagagagagagagagagagagagagagagagaggggggctgGGCAGCTACCACGGGGAGCTGGCCTGGGTGCTGAAAGGCCTCTCACAATGGACACAGGTCGGATCCaagacaataataaacagcTCATGTTCAGTTTCTGctgcagtttttgtttgtttttctgctgccaCAAGCTTGCATGACTTTGCTTATGGCGCACGAGATGTCAACAAAATCCAGCAGCTTGGACTCTTTAGCACAATGCAGGAGATCACTCACCGTCATCGGACAGATATCTGGACTCCAGGAACTCGGAGGCGAAGGTGCTGTAGGAGTCTTTGTGCGGCTCCTGGTGCCCCGGCTCTCCGTGCTCTCCGTGGCCGGCCCGGAGCGCTCCTTCATCGGTGGGGCTCGGCGCGACCCCCCACCATCCGCTCTGGATCAGCAGCACCGACAGCTGCACGAGCCTCATCATCGCCAAATAGTGTccggaaaagaaaaaaaaaatcagcgaTTAGAAAAGAAACTCAAACGGGATCCTCATTATTGTTTGAATTTCGCCATCTTCGCAGGTTTCCCATCGCAGCGTCACCACAATCATCCCCGCATCCTCAGTGCCTGATCGGCTGTTTGTGCgcagggatgtgtgtgtgtgggggggggggagccaCCGCCGATCACCGTGAGATTAACAGGCTAATCCAAAACTAAATTACCCAGATTTGTAACCTCACTATCTAATGCGGATACACGCCCGTAATCCTCTTTGAAATCCGAATCTAGATGCCCAGTAGAGCTCATTAATCTTTACATTTTCCAGTCGGAGTATTGTCCGGGTGAATGGTTTCGCCCggcctccctctcctcttcctcttcagccaatcacagtgacGTCCAATGAGGAGCCGCTACGTGCTGTTATCAGGATCAATCGATTGGGGATTAATGCCCCACAGTCACAGATAGATGGAGAGGTATTTCCACAGCAGTTTACACTCACATTTTAGAGATTTGGAGGATTTAAGGTGTCATGTAGAAGAGAGCAGGGTTGGGTGTCACATTCATTACATCTCGCTCTCTGGTGAAGATGTTGGTACTGAAGTTTTCAGAAtcggggtcagaggtcacctaCAGGGTCATTTCCAATACAGTTACCAATTACTTATAGAAATAAATAGTGTCAGTAACCTAATCCAAGCATCTGTTACTTTTGGACTATGTTAATACgaaacagtgttgtaaaaagttcCCAAAAGccatactcgagtaaaagtaaaactatTGTGTTGaagtattactttggtaaaaatgaaagtcacccatacaatagtacttgagtaaaagtcttaaagtatttgatattaaatgtacttaagtatcaaaagtacaagtaaaatgaaaattatacatataagtagaaaatggaaatactcaagtagaaAGTAGAggtagagtacttgagtaaattgtaaataaaataaataaatatcaatgtGATGACTTTAATTTAATCTTAATGAACACATGTAGTGATGTTGTGCGAGACATGTGACgtgttgtcatgtgtgtctgtgcgtggTTAGAGACTAGTATATCATTCATATCGTTAGTAATCCCCCTTTTTTgctaaatgtatctgtaatctaacaTCTTTTTCTGTAACTTGGACAGAGTacagttacattttatttgtatccTAATTACTTAATCCTGTTACATGTACTGTTTTCTGTTACTCCCCAAGCCAAGTGACAAGTATCCCCAGTTGCGGATGCTTGTCACATTCTCCTCAGGGTTTGTCGTCATATATGACAGTAAGTGACTGACATAAGGATGACATGagtattattgttgtttgtattgttcTTTATTCTGCTAGATAAGGAAAAATATGCACTACTTTTCATGTTTGAGTTGTTTCAGTGCAGATGTATTTGTTGCATTTCGATAAACTCTTGCACAAGACGTATTTGACAGCTATCTCATTCCTACCTGACACTTCAACTACACATTGAGAGAGAATCTATTTAAGGTAAATTCCGGTATTTgtaaacctgggccctatatgTGGGCATGTAAATGATTTATACTTACAAAAGTTTTGGAATGAgtccagtagatcacctcagctggcagctgctacacagctgcagtggctgcaaagtatcctttggggcaactctgGCTGTGAAAGCTGCGTCCACTGAaagtgctttgttttgtttctgaccagctgaggttgttattctgaCAGTGTCTGAAAACATTACGGAAAactaagtatgaatcatttacacaacCAAACATGTCAATGCCAAGGTTTAAAAATGCTGTAATTCCTCTTAAGGATAAAGGTAAAAAGTGTGACGACCAAACCTGTTTCCCCCTGATGCTTAAGAAGCCGGACCACTGGTGAGCAAAACAAAAGTATACATTATAGTTGGTTGAGAATACTGGGACATATTGTCATATTCAAAACCACATCCAGGATTTTAGATTTTTGAGTGTCCGTAAGCTTAAACACACCAAAAATAAATTTAGATTCATCATACTTTTTGTCATTCAattgttaaattaaatattatCTTCCTGTTTCAAGGCCCTCTCTACACCATCCTGCTGgagaaatcctttatttttgTAGGACTAAACAAAACTACATTTAGATGTACTGTTAACGTCTTCCTTAAAATTATCTTACTACTTCCACTGCAATTTCTTGCATGAAACAAATGTAACAGTTTGTTTTATATGCAGGTGTAGATGTAATTTAAAATTACATAGAGGATTGTGAAGCTTCTCTGACATATCatgtagaaaaacaaatgtgcatCTCAGGTATAATTTGTGGATTTGGTTCACAGTGTTCCACGTCTGGAAACACTGCAGTACAGGTGAGCCTGTAGGTACTGTCCTGATTCATTTCTGAATTCATACAGAAGTTGTGGATGGACACGATTGTGTACGTAGTGTGAATGGATGAATTTGAAACAAAACTCTTCTTGAAAGCATCATCTAACCGTCCTCTCTCTAAACTCTGTCTTCATCAGGTTGTACACAGTCCTGCCACTTGATGGTGATATAAAGCCATGGTTTGAACCTCATATTCAGGCCAGCAGAGAGTCTCCTCTTAGGTTACTAactctttcacttttacttttctttgtttttctttcatcagcaggatttttttttttcgtgggTAAAATACACAactcatcatttttattttgcccTCTTacggtggaaaaaaaaggataatAAAATTTTAGCTATACTTATAAAAACCTCTGTGGGATTGTTTCTTACTTATAAAAGATGAAATCCTGGTAAATTATGAGCGCACTACTTAATCTCCACAGtttagaaaaacagaagaaatctGCAGCATCTGTAGCTGTTTGATGGATCACTACTGTGCCCTTTGTAGAAACAATGACTCAGGAAGACACATGAGGGTGACAGTGAAATGAATATCTTTACACTTGATGTGTGACCagtcatcaccatcatcatgtTATTTCCTCAATACTCTGATATTTAACGAGTCAGTCCATTTGGTCTACACTCACTGAATTGTAAAACTTTAACACGGTTTGCCATCTTAACAGAACATAGGAAATAATTTTAAATTTGCATCAGAATCTTAGACATCATAATGAGGACAGCAACCCCTACATTAAATACTAGTGCTTGATTAATCATTCagttatttttctcattcatcAATGGGTTATTTGCATCTAATCAGTCAAGATGGggaaaatattcagtgtttcccacagcccaagatgatgtcctcagatgtctttttttgtccgcaaaccaaagatattcagtttactgtcatgaagagaagagaatccagaaaatattcacatttaagaaccTGGAATCacaaaattgtgacttttttttctcaacgaATTACTGAAAcagattaatcagttatcaaaatagttgctgagttatttaatagttgacaactagTCAATGCATcattaaatgcttttattgtagCAACTCTACAGACAGTATACGgccatatttaatgttttatcacACACCTTTATTTACATATAAAGCAAGTTTGCACTGCTAAATCAAAAAAACTACCTGAATTGATTAAATATATAATGCAGTTACTTTAACCATTTACTTTGGTTCAGTATTTGGCTTAAAATGTCAGCAAAGTGTTGAAAATCCTtggattttcagattttttttgtaggACAGCAGGTGAGGGAGGCGTGAATGAGGCTGTTCATGTCTGTGTCCTGTAGGTGATGCTGTTGTTACACAATCTGAAACAGACTGAAACTGTAACTAGATAACAGTGACTGTCAGGGAGATTAAAGGCTGACTGACATCCATATTCAGACTCACAGTCTAgcaatgtaaaatgtttttttcgaAAGCCAAAACACATGACGTGTGATGAATATATGCACAAGTTTAATTActtctgccaaggaggttatgttttcagccctgtctgtttgtttatttgttggttggtttgttggtttgtcagcaggattaaatAAAATTTACTGAACAGATATCCACAAAACTTGGAgggaggatgagtctcagcccagaatagaccccattaacttttcgTGAGGATCCAGTGAGTTTTCCTCGCGCTTTCTTTAACTTTGcgagatagggtgtttttcaaCACTTTCgttaatgcatggatcttgatgaagaaaatcaggcgtatttcagtagcagaggtatgcgctctactgagtgccattctagttttacATTGGACTGTTTGCAGGTCTGAAGAGACTCCACTCATGAATGTAAAACACGTGTGTTTCTTGTATCACGCTTGTGAACAtgcgtgtgtgtacatacaAAGAGTGCGTGACCTTTAACCCCTCGTCTCTTCACACCGCCTCTCTCCGCAGACACAAATCAACCTGATCAATCGCTCCTCTTGCTCCCGATCTGCCCAATTATCCCTCGTTTATCCTCCTATTATTTCCACTTCTACCCCCAcgcacactctctctctctctctctctctctctctctccttcccaaTTACCATTCTGTGTAGGGGGCAATGCTTGCTGGGTAATGAGGGACTCTGGGCGTACCAATCTTATCTTAATAGCCTTAAAGGGCCACTcattaacacaaacactcactgtctcactcacacacacatatccacacacatCTGTCCCCGCACATCATGCCACAGAGAGCGATGGAGTGACGGAAAGAGAGGATGAGCGAGGGACCTGATGGGAGCaataggagagagagagagaacgagacaggagagaggaaggggagggtaggagagaagagatgaggtgaggttgagacaggcgggggaggaagggaaggggaGAGTGGGGAGGGTCTGGTAAATGTCAGCGGTGTGTCTCCTGGGCCTGAGAGACGAGTTAGTGACAGGAGAACAATGGCCGCTGGATCCATTCAGAAAC includes:
- the frrs1l gene encoding DOMON domain-containing protein FRRS1L, with product LAMMRLVQLSVLLIQSGWWGVAPSPTDEGALRAGHGEHGEPGHQEPHKDSYSTFASEFLESRYLSDDGYPFPTAPPVDPFAKIKVSDCGVTKGCIRYGKPGCDAETCDYFLSYRRIGTDVEYEMSADTDGWVAVGFSSDKKMGGDDVMGCVHDDNGRVRIHHFYNVGQWAKEIKRNPARDEEGIFESNRVTCRFKRPLYVPREETLVDLHLSWYYLFAWGPAIQGSITRHDIDSPPVSDHMISIYKYEDIFMPSTAYQTFNSPLCLLLIVALTFYLLMGTP